The nucleotide window ttgtatttaaaaaatttaactgtgTTGACTTATCACACCTATTTTAAAAGCTGATCTTTTTGTGCTCTTCAGGGCTTTTTCCCTTGTGCTATGTTGTCTCTCACAGGTATGTGGCTTCTCAGAGAGCTTAAGCTGAGGCAGGGCCTCATGCCGGGTCACATGGCTCCTTGGAACAAGAAAACTTTCTTGCAAGTCCTCCCACACAGGTGGGTGATAGCAACAGTTTGTGGCAACATAAATCTCTCTCCATGGTGGAGAAACCTTTGCTTATCCACTGTATTCTACTCAGTGTCTAGTGATAACAACTGTAATAGAATTATACTAGTAAAGTGTACGGGCCCTGGTGAAGTGTTAAATGTGTACCTCACCTGTGGAACCTACTCAGCAGCTTGGTTTCTGAGACTGGggacatattttatttcttagagcCAAACCTCTCCATCATTGGTTTAGTGTACATAAGCTGTTTAGGTGTACTTACCCCACTTCAACCTCCACTGTCCCCTAAACTCTCTCATGTCCCCACTGTTGCTGAAGCGGCCTCTTCACTCCAGCACTGGAAAAGCTCATGAGCAAAGTGTGTTCCAGCGTGCGTCCCGGGCGATGGGAGTGCAGCCGTGGGAGCGGGCCTTGCTCGCACGGGAGGCGGCTCATGGTGGTGCCTCTGGCGCCTCGCGGGGTGCAGGTCCTCCCCCTCAGGTCTCAGTGACAAACTCCAGGCCGTCTCGATAAGCACTGGCTGTGCTGTGCTGTAATCATTTGCATTCAAACCTAGTTTGTATGACGGTGAGAGGATTAATTATGCAAGTGACTGATTTCGCTTAAGTTGTAATCACATCCTTTTCTGCTTCACCAACCTGAACTGTTTTATGGAAAGTATCATTAAAGGtctggtctctttccctttgactATAATTTCTGAACCCCTTTCAGTGAAGCCAGGTAAAAGCCCACTCAAGCTGTGGGCCTTAGCAGTCAGCCAGCGGGCGGTGGGTCCTCCGAGGAGCCTCGCCGTCTGCGCAGCTGGTGCGCGGGGCCCAGCAGGGGCGGGCTGGCGGCGGGAAGCGAGCATGGAGTGGCTGCCGTCGGGTGCTGGAGGCGCGCCCCTGTGCTGAATGAATCATCCTGTCTCTCCTTGTGGCAGCTGGTCTTGTAACAATGAGGTCTCCTTGCCTCCTCAGAGGTAGTACCCTGAGGAACCAAGGTGTGGGCTCTGAGCAAAGGATACTGGTCATCCTTCAAagtaaaacaagcaaataaatgctgttaaaaaaaaaaaatattctgctTCATGGTAAGCTCCCCTACAGTACCTCTCCATCCCCATGGCCCctgcaaacagaaaaaaacagaaccacCCTGTGTCTACACCCATCATTTTTCTGTATTACTTGCTTGTTCCTGTCAGTCTTCTAAAATTAAAGACAGAGGCACCTGCAGCCCAGATAGTTTGCCTCCAGGTCACGTATTGCACAATCCTGCTCGGCAGCTGTGCTGGCCAGAGGCTGGGCAGCTGCCACTACAGCCAAATTGTGGAGCTCCACCCGGGCAAAAAGGCAGGCGCTGTGGTCTTCAACACACCAACAGCCAGCCCTTCCCCGCGGGCACGCACGCCACGGGGGCGCCCCCTGCACTGCGGATGCTTCCTATCCTACCCCCACTCCCCAGAAGCAGCAAAGGGGCCAGGCTCTAAATGTCTGCCTGCCCATCTTCTGCCGCTCCGGCAGGCCTGCAGCGTGGGAGCCACGACGCCAGTATGACACCCGTGGCCAGCGCGCTTACCCTGCTCTGCCTTTAAGAAGCTGGAAGAACCGCCTATTTCCAGGGCTTAGCTCCCTGAAAAATACTGGTTTGGAAGGGACTTGGGAGGGAGAGTGGAGACAATAAGGCTTTCTAGTAACCCATCTGTGGTGCTGCAGCGTACCTGTTGAATAAGTCCCACTAGAACCCAAAGAGGGCTTTCTGCTGTCCGCTGTAGttttgaataatttaaaatgattaGCTTGAAGTACTAGTATTAGTTACCTTTCCCTGGGAattgctccttccttccttttagcTGTTCCTTGGTTTTTAAGAAAAGTCACCCCTTACACTTCGCCTTACACTTCTCCAAGGCATGGAGACTGGCTGAGACTGGCTTTGCAGAGCAGAGGAGGCAAGGAtggctgtttttctttcctcagctgcATTCTGCTTTTAAAGACAAAGCCGCAGCAGGCCTGACCAAACCTTAGTTCCAGAAGGGGGTTCAGCACAGTGGCTTCATCTGTtgcttcagaaaactgcttcaaCTCCACACAACTAGACATGAAGTATTCCCATTCCTTCCAATTTCAATTAAATGGGAGAACAAACGTAACCACTGAGGTGATGGTTCCCTGGTCAAGCAGAGGAAAAACCTCCCCTCACTACTGCATAGGCAGAACGCAGGCTTTACTGTCAGCACCTCCCACCAGATAAAGCAGTGCACGAAGCTAGGATTCCACAGTGGGGACCTGTGGCGGGGCCCAGTGTAAGACTGGGAGCGGAGCGGTATTAGGAAATACCTAAGAAATCTCAACTAGTACGGGAAGGAAGAATTTAATGGCTAATCCCTCCAAGCACTGGCCTAGGCTTACAGGCTTGGGGGCTGGGGCAGCGCACCCGGGGCTCTCGCAGAGAGGGTGGGGCGTGGCTGCTTTAAAGGGCAAGCTCAGACTAACATACTTGTAACTTGAAATCATTTCAAGCGGTTTCGTACTAAAAGCTACCTCACTCATCCTGACATTTTGGGAAATACTGACTAGATTTAATAGGACACATAACTGGAAAAATGAAAAGCCAAGTAAACAAGTATAAAGCGTCACATATACAGAAGAACCTTGGAAAGATAAGCCACTTCAGATCAATGTGTTATGAAACAACTCAGGACAAAAACAGAGCCAGCtgagaagccaagaaaaccacttTGCGTGGAGAAGGGCAGCAGGTCTGAGGGTAGTAGTCTAGCCTAGAAACCATCACTACTgggcaaaaatacaaagaaaagaagCCATTACCCATGGCTTCCGCTTACAGGTCTTAACACAAAACTGTCACCCTTAGTTCTTTCTATAAAGAGGCTTCTTCCTACTAAGAGGGGAGCAAAACACTCAGATTGATGTACTTCAAAATAAACACAGatactattttataattagaGTTCCTCCCTGTGAGTAGAGACTGCAAGCCTAGACAAAGGTGGTCTGGCCAGCTACCTGGAAAGAAAATGCCTCAGGAACAGCCAAACCAGAGCAGCTCTGTGTGAAACAATTGTCAGCTAATAGGAAAAGAAATCCCTTTTAAGGAAACTATTTAACTTCAATAGGCTGCTCTTCTGCCAGGATTTTCAGTTCCTCTGTACATAAACTGAACCCCAGACCCTGCATGTATGCCTGGATCCTGCCCCCCCAGCCCAGAGCCTCAGCACCAGTTGTTAGCCAAAAATAAACATCATTCCTCAACCATATATGTCCACCAGCCCAGAGCTGGGGAAGAGAGGCAGGAGGTAGGTCAGGTCCCCGGACTCCAGTCACACTCAGTGTGGCCGCTGCACACCATGCACATCACCCACCTCAACCGGGAGTGTCTGCTGCACCTCTTCTCCTTCTTGGACAAGGACAGCAGGAAGAACCTCGCCAGGACCTGCCTCCAGCTCCAGGATGTGTTTCAggaccctgcactctggcccctgTTGCACTTTCGGTCCCTCATTGAACTCAAGAAGGACAACTTCTTCCTGAGCCCAGCGCTCAGAAGCCTCTCCATCTGCTGGTACTCCAGCCGCGTGCAGGTGTGTAGCATTGAGGACTGGCTCAAGAGCGCCTTCCAGAGGAGCATCTGCAGCCGGCACGAGAGCCTGGTCAATGATTTCCTCCTCCAGGTGTGCGACAGGTAGGCTGCCTCTTGAGCAGTGCTGGCTTTGCTGGCATCCAGGGCTCTGTGAGGcttcggggtggggtggggtgggctggcAGGGAACAGCAAATTACAAGACCAAGATGTCTCCGCCTTGGGGAGCCTCAGGCTAGGTCCACAGCGGACCCTCCAGGCCTGTCCACAGCAGAGGCCCCAGATAATGGGTTAAATCACAGGGGAAACAAATGCCCATCCACCTCTTAGCTTCACAGGTCCcagagctgctgctgctgcagtgaGCAAGAACTGGGCTTCAGCTGTCCCTGTCCTTCGGCAGCTGTCCTCCCTGGCAGCCATTAAGTTCTGGGTGGGTCAAGCTGGGCCTGAGTTTTCAAGGTTAGGCCTTCGGTAAAGTTCCTAGATTCAGCAATCAGCTCGCAATTCCATTCTTATACTAGCAAGCGAACCCCAAGGCCTGTGAAATGCAGCCAGGGAAGGTGAgctggatggagtgttctgggtTAGATGAACCAGGCCAGATGCCAGACTCGGGGAATGGGGGTGATGATCAGTAATTACAGTTTCCTCATTACAAACTTCCTAGTCTTCACAGTACCCCTGGCAGGAAGGAGACTGCTTTAGCCTAGTTTTTCAAATGAGCAAACCAGAACTCTGAGAGGTTTCATGACTGGTCCAACAATCTAGAATGGCCAGATTTTAGCAAAAATTCAagacacccagttaaatttgaatttcagatagaaTAATTTTTTGGTATAAATATGTCCTAACTATACCCTATTGCAGGCAGAGGCTGAACCACAGGCAAAGCTCCCTGCATCGCCACAACCTCCTGCGGAGAGCAGCCCATACAGGTCACAGACTTCCCCAGCCAGGCTCTTACTGATCTTCAGCAGTCCTGGCCTGCGTTTGAGGAACAGCCCCTTGGTTACTAACAAACTAGGCTCAGCCAGTTTGCTGCCGCCCAGGTTTAGCAGCTGCTCTTAACTGGCAGCacaacagaatggaagaaaatagtgTAGTGGCCcccgccccctttcttttttcaagGTAGTAGTAAGAAAACAGAAGATGGAGTTGGCTGGGCTCTACTGGGACCAGGTGATCTGGATGGGTTTCACAAGGTCCCGAAATCAGACTGGAGAGTGAAATGTGGAGGGCGAGGGTTGGAGACAAACAGTGAACTTCCCTGAAGTTACTCCCTTCTTGCTCTGAGAGAACCAGGTTTAATTCCCCAAGCCGGCGAGGTGTGGTGCGAACGCCCCAGGCCACTGTCCAGGTGCACCAAGGGGGCCTGGCATCACAAAGAGCGAAAAGTTTGGTAGGTTTCCGTGCTGAGACACCCAATTCCGCTACTGTCCCACCATGTGTCCCCAGCCCAAATATTTAAACTCTGTCAACCTTGTTGCTTCATTGCTGGCAAGTTCCTTAAACTCGCTGGGCccatttcctcctctataaaTGGGCGCGGAGCCCTGCCCCGCCTCCCTGGCTGTTAGGGGGCCTCCTCGACCGGGGAGCTCCACGGCGGGGCAGGCGCTAACAGCATCCTCTCGGCCGTGGCCCGCGGTCTCCGCGTTGTTTCTGCAGGTGCCCTAACCTGGCAACCGTCACGCTGTCCGGCTGCGGCCACGTCACCGACGACTGCCTGGCGCGCCTGCTATGCTGCTGCCCGCGCCTGCGCGCGCTGCGCCTGGAGAACTGCGCGCGCGTCACCAATCGCACGCTGGCGGCCGTGGCGGCGCACGGACTTGCGCTGCAGACGCTGCACGTGGACTTCTGCCGCAACGTGAGCGCGGCCGGCCTGTGCCGCCTGCGCGCTGCTTGCCCGCGCCTGGCCCTGCACGCTGAGCACAGCGCGACCATGATCCCCGACCAGCCCCCGCGCGGCCCGTCGGCGCCCGGCACAGCCCTTCGCAAGCTGCTACCGCTCTAGGCCCGGGCGGCGGGAGGGACACCTGGCGCGAGGTTCCAGGCCGAAGGAGCAGCTTGGCTGCGAACCCTAACTCCCAGCAACTCCCAGGCTGTCGCCACATCTTATGAGCCTCGGTTTCCCCGTTTGCAAAATGGGGATCCTTAAAGCCTACCTCACATTACTATTTTATACATAGGACGAATGCACGATTAAACGACCGGATGGATGCTTGGAAAACACTCCGGTGGTTCTAGCTAAACAGCACCTTTCTCTGCGGGTCTGCCTCCGTGAGGGAGCAGAAGGCGCTTACCCCATCCACGGGGACTGCGACTGTCACTAGGGGTATCTAACCCCATCTTGCCGGGGGCGCTCGGGGCGTATGACCCCAGCGGTCGACCATTAGCGCTCGCAGTGCCGTTTGGGGCCTGCAGCGCGAGCACAGGTTCCTTTCGTAAAGTGGCCTCTGTCGGAGTTGCGAGGGGAGGACCCCGGTCACCGCAGTACGCTTGGACCCCGCCACCCCGAGAGGAGGCTCCTAGCGTGGCCTGGCGGCAGATGCCAAGGCTCCCCTGCCTCCGGTGCCCACCTGTAGCTTTTCTCCACGTACACACCAGCCTGCTCCTTTCCTCAGGCAGATGCATTGCTAGGAGTGATTGCATATGCCcttatagaaaattattttttgattCTTAAACTGCATAGTTATCCTTTTGCATATAgaagaaaatcattttaaaaacccaaagtatatttgaaaacaaaagcaGCAAGCTCAGTTAAATCCTTTGATAATGAAACCATAATAAACTTATGGGAAGTTAGAATTTTTACCTGCTGGATATCCTGAAAGTGTGCACACGCCGGGACTTCAAATCAGGGCCTTAATCACTGATGTCTCACTTTTAGCCACCAAAGTAAAAGCTCTGCTACTCAGCTTCCTGGTCCCAGGTACATGGGGAAATCGGGGAAATCTTTGGGACTGTGGAGTGGTGGGCTATACCCACCCTCCTCTGGCTCCACCCATCACCAGCTGTAACCAACGACCTTTACCTACCTGGGGCCACGTGTTCATCTTTGTGAAAAGGGCTCTTGATCCCTATTCACAGGTTCCAAATGCTgggaaaacagaggaaaaaggaCAAATTCTGTTCTCATGGAGCTTATGTTCTGGGGCGGATGAAGAAGCAGTAACTGGCATATAAGAAGGTAGTAAGTACTGGGAGGAAAGTACAGAGTAAGGGGCTCTGGGAGTTGCTGGCAAGGGTTGAGGAAGGGGGAAACAACTTAAAATGGGTTGACAAATGTAAGCCTCATTGAGGAGGTGGCCTTTAGTATATGAAAGGAGGGAGGCCGGTGAACAGCCTTCCATGGGGAGGAAAATAttccaggaagaagagagagcCAGGGCAAAGGCCCCAGGCTAGGAGCAGGGCTGGTGTTAGGGGAACAGAGAGGGGGTCCGTGTTGCTGAAGCAGAGTGAGTGCAGAGCCGAAGATGCTCAGCCCAGCCTGCCCCCAGCAGAGATGATATGCAAGTACGGCCCAGAGGCCTTAAGTTTTTCTAGGCAGAACCTGTGGGCAGACAAGCAgcactccaccccaccccacccctccagggACTGCTGAAGGCCGCAGTTGCTGCCCAGCAGGCCCCTTCACTGAGCCCCAGCCCAACATAACCCCTTTTCATTCCAGTGTGGGGACAGCCAGCCTCTTCAGGCCACCAGCGGCAGTGGAATAGGAGGGCCCACCGCTAGCCTAAGAGATGCAGGCTTCCAGGTTACCCACCATTGTTCTGGACTCTGGAGAGAAGCCCTGTGGGGATTGTACTTTTCTCCCCCTATCGTGAACAATGTTGAAAGCAAGCCCAGGCTTCCTGGgatttaaatgtttgtttaaaacaGAGCCACTTAAACCCCAGGGCTTTGCTTTCACCATCTCTGATAAGCCCCAATTCCCAGCAGGCCCTGATGCCTAAATTGGTTTAGTTTCTGGCTCTCCGCTGACAGAGGGCAGGTCAGGCCTCTCCAAACCTCAGCTTTCTTATCTGTGTATGGGGATAGCTAGAGAATCTTGCTTCCAGGGTTCTTGTAAGGATTCTGAGATTGGAAAGCACAGGTCACCACAAGTTCAGCTTCAGAGGGGTGACTTGCATCCCCGAGACCCACTTTCCCATGGAAGCTCTTCAGGTTAAGTTTGCTGGCTCATCCTTCCACGCCGAGTAACCCCTGTATACTGTACAGGGCTGTGCTGACACTTGTGTCCAACTTTGTTTCTTGGGCTCATTTGGCCCCACCCCTCCAGGGGAGCTTCGGGTTCCTGAGACAAGGGCCAGGAGAGGTACCCCCAGAGGCAGACACCGACAGACGCTCAAGGCTCTCCACAATGCCCTGGAAAGTCACTGTTCCTGCCACCAGGCACTAAGCAAGCACCTGATGAAACACAGTGCCCTGCTTAATCTAAGAACAACCTTCAAGTTCTTCTCTCTTGTATAGAACAAGGTGCACTGCATACTTAACTAATCCACTGACTCTTTTGTCCAACTAACATTTAACTGGGTGTGGCCACGCACTGAGCCTGGCCCTCCCCATTGGACACCCTCCAGTCAGAACCACGCAGCTGGGGAGTCCTTACTTAGGTGctctcccagctctgctgcccaTAACTGCTGACAAGTTATGACCTCCCTGAGCCgccatttctttttctataaaatatgaCCGGTACCTTCTCTGTGACATCATGATGAGGTTATACCTAAATGTACAGTGCCTGGAGGTAGGGGCAGGGAAAGGTGTCTTCATATATGTGGGGGGCTGGAAAAAGCCAAGTGCCTGGCAGAAGCCATGAGGCCCAGGCACTGGGAAGAAGTAAGCTGGGTCAACACAGGGGTGATCCAGGAACACTTGATGGGGGACAGAGCCTTTGAGCAGAGCTTGGAAGACTGACCTGAGCTCCCCAGGTTCCAGCTCAGCAGGCACAGTCAGCAAAGGCCGAGTCAGGAAGCCCAAGGCGTGTCCAGAGGGGGGGGATGGGAGCCTGTGTTCCCGAGTCACCTGGATATGGCTTGGGGGTTATCTGTGCCCTCATAGCCTTCATTACAACACACCACAGGCTTTCACCAGCTCCTAACTCTTTTCACTTTAAGTCTGGCCAAAGCAGCCAATGGCCACACAGAGGAAAACTTAGGGAGAGGGTGCAGAGCCTCAAACTAGGCAGGACAGTGCCCCATGGAGAGCAACACGTGCTGCTGGCTGGTCTGTACAGGCACCTCAGTGCCAAAGGAGGCTGGGGCCACATGCTGCTAGGCCAGGGGCTCCTGACTGCTCCCTAGGAGGCGGAGCCTGCTGGCGGGAGGTGCCCTGAGGATTGTCTGTCGGGACACACTGGCCTGTTTTTGCACAGGCAGAATGTCTGGAGGGGAGTGACTGAGCCCCTTGGCCCCAGCATCAGCATGCTGAAGGGAAGCTGATCCAGCACTCCTCCTCTCCTGGCCTTGGGTTCTTGGTCTGTAAAGGGCAGAAACTGTCTGACCCCTTCCTCTGGAACTCCTCGAGCTCTAGGATTCCACACCCAAGACTTGATTTCTGCTGAAAACCACACTCACCAGATGCAGGTTTCATGGCCAGCAGTCCTGAGCAACAGCCACAAAGCTGGGAGGCCCAGAACAAAGCGGCACTTTCAAGGGTCTCTGGGGAAATCTTAAATTTTAAAGGCTGCAGCTCAAATTCTCTCGAGACTGACTGTTCAAGGGTCACAAAACTGCAAGCATTTGTTAACTGAATGagcccaacaaacaaaaatactgaCTGCCCAAGCTTCCACAGGGGCCAAAAGTGAACTTAGGAAAGTAAACACCAGCACTAGGCCCACTGCAGCTCTTCAGATCGGAGACCCACAGTTCTCTCTCCCAGACCTTCCAAAAGTTGAGCACAAAGATGATGGGTTTCTAGCAAAGCATATGACCCAAGGCATCTGTGCAGATTTTCCTCGCAGGGTCAGACCTCCTGAGAAGCCATGAATCAGGCCTGACAGTAGGACCTGGAACCGTGAGCATCAGCCTGCTGAGGGTGCCCCTGCCCCTCAGTCCAGACCAAACTCTGGCGGCAGAGGCCAGAGCCTCACAAAGATCAAGGCATTAGTTTGATTTAAAATCATCTCTTAAGACTGCAGATGTATCCTTCAGCTCGGCACACCCTTGGTGCAGCCCAGCAAGAGTGAAGAGCCACTTGTTACCAGGAATCCGCCCAGAAGGCCCTAATACACCCTCTCAGCTGTACTGTCCAGGATTTCAGCAGCACACAGAGACTTCTCTTCTAAGGGAAGTTCCTCCTGGTCCAGAGGCTTGGCCCATCCCTGGAGCGAGTGCCACCTGCCCAGAGCCCTTCGCTGCTGCTACTGACTGAGCTCTCATGTCAAGTATTAAAGGCTTGTCTCTGCCCAGACCCCTCAGGGTTACCCAGAAGCTCCCTGAGAGAGAGGTGTCTCCCTCCAATTCCAACTGTAGCCTCTTTTCAGTAAAACTAAGTTACCATCATACAAAATACTGTTAGACACACTGGGAAAGATccatgtaccacatcatcttagCCAACAAAACCATAATTTTCTTCCAACTTCTCTTTGAAAACACACTGGGAAAGATCCATGTACCACATCGTCTTAGCCAACAAAACCATAATTTTCTTCCAACTTCTCTTTGAAAACACACAACTTCTACTTTCTTGTAGAAAACAACTGTCTGCAAGGCTGTCTGGCACCTCATTCGAGCAGGCAGTCAGCCTTGACCTTATTCATGAAGTACATTGGAAGCAGCTTGTACATGAACTTGTTGTGGATGAAGGAGATGAGCCACCCAAAGGCCTTGCTGTCCTCCTTACTCACTCCCAGCAGCCCCAGCCTTCACAGCTCCTCTCAAGACAGGCCCTTTCTCATCCTGACATGAACAAAGAAGCACGTCTCCCAGGGGCCTCAAGGGCTGGGTTCAAGCAACAGGGGTGTAATGCCTTCCTTCCCCAGCTCTCTGCACACTTCCCTGCCACCCGTCACTTAAGGAAATGAAAGCCACTCGTTACTTCTCAAACTAATTcacacattcattcactcattctcgCGGGTACTCATTCATGAGTGCTGAGTACCTACTAGTAATGGCTGTCCTTTCTGTACACCTTCCACTTGGCCATCCTTCCTGCAGAGACAGCCTGTTACTGTAACCTGCCCTGCTCTTTCCTTCTATCACCGCTCTTCACAGAAAAGGTCAGAACCACATCACTTTGGTTAGCTTCCTCCTCGCCTAGTAGAGCTGCACCTCATACTAGTGTCCTGGGGCTATTCAAGAAAGGCTTCCATTAGTGTGTTACACTTTAAGCCAGCTGGGCAGGCAGAAAGGGTGCTACTGAGAGGATGGACCCAGTGGCGGACCCAAGGGCCCTGGAGTGAGGAAACAGAGTGAGAGACCCAGGATGTGAGAGCAGAACAGTAAGAATAGGGGCTTACCGGCCCCCGAGGCTGCCATACCACAAGGCCCTCTGCTACGGCACTTCCAGGCAAAGCCCACTCAGTGTGAAGGAATGTTTCTGGTGGGTCAGAAAGCTGTTAGAGTGAGGCTGGCCTGCAAGCCTGCTCTTCCTCTCAGTCGGAAGCTCCACTGGAGGTTAACAAAAGCAGCCTGTATTCTGATTCTTGAGTTagctttatttctttgcataaggAACCCTGCACAGgcaattcaaattaaaacaaaataaatatatgaatattcatgtaaaaCTGTTCTTTCTAATGAACAATTATACAcaatgtacaatttcatgttcACTGGGTGGGTTTACAAAAATGTACCATTCCCAACTAAAAATGCACCAAAATGGTTCCATGCAAACTTATCAAAAGTGACCAAAAATATGGAGAGAAAAACCTGACTGAGagcactttgtctttttttttttgtacaatcacagaaaaataaaaacatctaaTCTTTTGTTACATTTAGAGTAACTAAATGTGGCCACTGTTTATAATGTTGGTTTATGTCCCTAAAACATCTATGTAGTTACCATAAAAGTGTATCAACATTAAATAGGAAGTGAGCATTGAGAAAAACAGGGCGCATGTGCCCACGCGGTCAGTAGTCGGTGTCCGAGCCCTCAGCATTGTCCACGTTCCGTGAGAGCATATAGTTGTCCATGTCGATCGAGCGGCAGTTGTTGATGGCATAGCGCAGGCGCTCGGCCATGACCAGCTGGCTGGAGTAGGGGGGCAGCCGCAGCTGGAAGAAGCAGGTCTGTGAGGTAGGCAGGCTGTCATAAGGCTGTGGAAAGAGAGACCCGGAGCGGTGACTGTAGCATCGGGGTCACAGGCGAGTGGCGCCACCGCCGCAGGAAAGCACTTCTCCCCGCCCTCAAGATGGGCCCCATGGACGTGACAGCACGGCCCACTGGAGAAGGAGAGGCTGGACCAAGGCAGGGATAGTGTGGGCTCTGGTGTCTGCTGGCCCTCAGGCTTTTGGTGAAGATgcttccttcctctcctcactCCCCCAAGGGCTCGTGTGCAAAGTGGGAACAAGCCCTGGTTGGCAGGATTACTTGAGAGAACATGCTTCACAAAGTACCTGCCAGAGTAAGAGTGGTCAAAAAGCTGACCCACCCACCCAAAAGGTGCAAGCTTGACGCTGCCATACAGCTCCCCCAACAGAGCCAGGGAAATGGAAGGAACACCCCCCTGCCCTAACTGCAGTCTGCACCCCTCACCTGCCAACACACAGCAGCACCCAGCTCAGGTAAGGACAGGGCAATGAATTAAACCCCAGTCCATCCATTTAACTGATGATTATGTTGACTAGCAGCAAAAGAGAAAGGTGCTCAGGATAAATTGTTAGGTGAAAAAAAGCAGAACACAAAACTCTAAATACATCATGTAAAATGTGTATGCTTGAAGCAAAGACAGGGAAGAGTTACTCAAAGGTGGAAGGTGTAAATGGCTACTAGTAAATCCCTGTCCCTCCCTGCAAACACAACTATTTTCCAAACTATTTGTAATAAGAGTAATGATAGCgcattatttttatactttttaaaatcagttctTAAAAAAGAACTTGCCCTCTCCTTGTTCAGCTCCTTGAAgccagccctcccctccctcagAGCCCTATACCAGATGAGTACAAGGTGGAGGGCCCAGAAGCGTGACTATGCCAGAACCAGAGATGACTAAGCAGAATGCATGAATGCAGAAAATCTGAACCAGCAAAGACACTGAATCAGGTGGCTCTGATTGGAAACTGGAGAAATGGCCTAAAAGTCACAAAGGAGAGACCCAAAGTGGTCAGTTTTAAGGCTGAAAACCCCCAGGCAGGGGATTAATTACTGGTGGATTAACTCCTGGGACTGCAGGGGTAGTCTGGGACAGAAATGAGGCAAAGATTTTTTCCAGAGCTGAATAAAAAGCAAATGATTTCCTCCTCTGCACCTCTCTCAGAAGCAACAAAACAGATTTACAATTTAGTTTCTGGCAAGTCATGCAGAAAATTTATGGGAGGCTCTTTTCATAGCCTTTCCTGTGCGTGCCCTCTCCAGCAAGCCTGGTGCAGGAGTGCAGCCCGGGTGGCGGCTTCAGGAAGCAGTGGCGGGGGACAGCCTTGGCTGCAGCCACCTTCAGGAGTAGTTACTGGAGGAGCACACGAAGGCAGACACTGAAGCCTACTGACGCTGGTGGGAAGGGTGCTGGGGTGAAGAGGCCCGACTCTCCTTACTGTTTCTGGGCAAATTTCACGGGCCCTGCTTGCAGGACTGCCTAGGTCTTGGGGTGCAGGTGGGGTGATAGAAGGCACAGAGACACTTCTAAGCTCATGTTGGGTTTGAGGGGCATACCAAATATCCAGGGGGTGGACAGAAGGAGATTTAAGTCTGCCCCCAGGAATGGTCGGAGGGCACAGGAAAGCATCCAGGAGGCAGGGACACTGTGTTGGGCTG belongs to Manis pentadactyla isolate mManPen7 chromosome 11, mManPen7.hap1, whole genome shotgun sequence and includes:
- the FBXL22 gene encoding F-box and leucine-rich protein 22 encodes the protein MPGSCPPSPEPQHQLLAKNKHHSSTIYVHQPRAGEERQEVGQVPGLQSHSVWPLHTMHITHLNRECLLHLFSFLDKDSRKNLARTCLQLQDVFQDPALWPLLHFRSLIELKKDNFFLSPALRSLSICWYSSRVQVCSIEDWLKSAFQRSICSRHESLVNDFLLQVCDRCPNLATVTLSGCGHVTDDCLARLLCCCPRLRALRLENCARVTNRTLAAVAAHGLALQTLHVDFCRNVSAAGLCRLRAACPRLALHAEHSATMIPDQPPRGPSAPGTALRKLLPL